A DNA window from Psychrobacter jeotgali contains the following coding sequences:
- the gdhA gene encoding NADP-specific glutamate dehydrogenase codes for MSMQDVIERIEERYPHQPEFIQAVKEVASTIDVVYDRDPRFAKHKVFERLTEPDRIISFRVNWEDDEGNIQINRGWRVQFSNALGPYKGGIRFHPTVNESILKFLGFEQIFKNALTGLPMGGAKGGSDFDPHGKSDSEIRRFCYAFMRELYRYIGKDMDVPAGDIGVSGREVSYMFAMYKNLTNEYTGVLTGKGVGFGGSLCRSEATGYGAVYFLQNMLKANNDQMEGKTVLVSGAGNVAVHAAEKAIALGAKVITLSDSKGTLYDEFGFDQEKLDWVKEQKANRQPLFEYHRVFGGSGVWLPGEKPWRFDGDIAIPCATQNEVTAEDAEAMYDHGIRYVVEGANMPLDAAAIDFVREKKMHYAPGKAANAGGVAVSGLEMSQNSVRQYRTFEDVDNQLQVIMKNIHDDAAAASEEYGFTCDGCIDYMSGANIAGYKRVANALVAFGMLN; via the coding sequence ATGAGCATGCAAGACGTCATTGAACGCATTGAAGAACGCTATCCACACCAACCTGAGTTTATTCAAGCGGTAAAAGAGGTAGCGAGCACTATTGACGTTGTATATGATCGCGATCCACGCTTTGCTAAGCACAAAGTTTTTGAACGCCTAACAGAGCCCGACCGTATTATTAGTTTTCGTGTCAACTGGGAAGATGATGAAGGTAATATCCAAATCAACCGTGGTTGGCGAGTTCAGTTCAGTAATGCTTTAGGTCCTTACAAAGGCGGCATCCGTTTCCATCCTACCGTTAACGAATCTATTCTAAAGTTCTTAGGTTTTGAACAAATCTTTAAAAATGCTCTGACCGGCCTACCGATGGGTGGCGCTAAAGGTGGTTCAGACTTTGACCCTCATGGTAAATCAGACAGCGAAATCCGTCGTTTTTGTTATGCTTTCATGCGCGAGCTTTATCGTTACATCGGTAAAGATATGGATGTACCGGCAGGCGACATCGGTGTGAGCGGTAGAGAAGTTAGCTACATGTTTGCGATGTATAAAAACCTTACTAATGAATACACAGGGGTATTGACCGGTAAAGGTGTGGGCTTCGGTGGCAGCTTATGTCGTTCAGAAGCCACAGGTTATGGTGCGGTTTACTTCTTACAGAACATGCTTAAAGCAAACAATGATCAAATGGAAGGCAAAACTGTCCTAGTATCAGGTGCCGGTAACGTTGCAGTACACGCAGCAGAGAAAGCCATCGCTTTGGGTGCAAAAGTCATTACCCTATCAGACTCTAAAGGAACATTGTACGATGAGTTTGGTTTTGATCAAGAGAAGCTAGATTGGGTGAAAGAGCAAAAAGCCAATCGTCAGCCTTTATTTGAGTACCATAGAGTATTTGGTGGTAGCGGTGTGTGGCTGCCAGGCGAAAAACCTTGGAGATTCGATGGTGACATCGCTATCCCTTGTGCTACTCAGAATGAGGTGACTGCAGAAGATGCAGAAGCTATGTATGATCATGGTATTCGCTATGTAGTAGAAGGCGCTAATATGCCACTAGACGCCGCAGCCATTGATTTCGTTCGTGAGAAAAAAATGCACTATGCACCTGGCAAAGCAGCCAATGCGGGTGGTGTTGCTGTGTCTGGTCTAGAAATGTCACAAAACTCAGTACGTCAGTACCGCACTTTTGAAGACGTTGATAATCAACTTCAAGTCATTATGAAAAACATCCATGATGATGCCGCGGCGGCTTCTGAAGAATATGGCTTCACTTGCGATGGCTGCATTGACTATATGTCAGGTGCCAACATTGCAGGTTATAAGCGTGTTGCTAATGCATTAGTCGCA
- the yghU gene encoding glutathione-dependent disulfide-bond oxidoreductase has product MTNQSDNPMQSKETTYTPPKVWQPVEGNGGKFANTNKPTAGARHQQTLPKGDNPLQLYSLNTPNGIKVNILLEELAELGVAGAKYDAYKIDIMEGDQFGSDFVSINPNSKIPALVDYSNPQAPVKLFESGAILMYLAEKFQKFIPDSSDPQKYANYLGWVMWQIGSAPYVGGGFGHFFSYAPYPMQYPIDRFTMETKRQLDLLDKHLADNEYMLGEGDDNYSIADMLIWPWYGSLALDESYENAGEFLQVADYKHLQRWAKQIAQRPAVKKAVALELKPIK; this is encoded by the coding sequence ATGACTAACCAATCTGATAATCCTATGCAAAGTAAAGAGACAACTTACACCCCGCCAAAAGTATGGCAACCGGTAGAAGGCAATGGTGGAAAATTTGCCAATACCAATAAGCCAACAGCTGGCGCTCGCCATCAGCAAACGTTACCAAAAGGCGATAATCCGCTACAACTATACTCTTTGAATACCCCCAACGGGATTAAGGTAAATATTCTGTTGGAAGAGTTGGCTGAACTAGGTGTGGCTGGGGCAAAGTATGATGCTTATAAAATAGACATCATGGAGGGCGATCAGTTCGGCTCGGATTTTGTCAGTATTAACCCCAACTCAAAAATACCCGCCTTAGTCGATTACAGTAACCCGCAAGCTCCCGTCAAGCTATTTGAGTCGGGCGCTATTTTGATGTATTTGGCTGAAAAGTTTCAGAAGTTCATACCTGATAGTAGTGACCCACAGAAGTACGCCAATTATTTAGGCTGGGTAATGTGGCAAATTGGTAGCGCCCCGTATGTGGGTGGTGGTTTTGGACATTTCTTTAGCTATGCACCATATCCCATGCAATATCCTATTGATAGATTCACGATGGAGACCAAGCGTCAGTTAGACTTACTTGATAAGCACTTGGCCGATAATGAATACATGTTAGGCGAGGGTGATGACAACTATAGTATTGCTGATATGTTGATATGGCCTTGGTATGGCAGTTTGGCACTAGATGAGTCTTATGAAAATGCCGGTGAGTTTTTACAAGTCGCCGACTACAAGCACTTACAGCGCTGGGCAAAACAAATTGCCCAACGACCTGCTGTAAAAAAAGCAGTGGCTTTAGAGCTTAAGCCGATTAAATAG
- a CDS encoding alpha/beta fold hydrolase, producing MSSFQFNTEEGTYPVKVHITPALSTLSLDASHQTNEVNRNTTLILLNALGVTRNKYQKFIEGLSAKGFTVFSADYPCCGENKPTIKKGIDYDYNHLVTDFIPKLINKAQTEYPDNRIILVGHSLGGHIATLYSASSGQPFIGIATGNVHYKNWSDRRGQLRVLSAVTAIQILLKIYGYLPGYKIGFGDKEAKTLMQQWCQTALTGTFKFMTIPMTSKDSKGLYINIEGDHFAPMTSMQGLANLCTKSKVVSVKLEDNLLATKGNPHSIWVKQPAPVIDSLCRHLTFLDR from the coding sequence ATGAGCAGTTTTCAATTTAACACTGAAGAAGGGACGTATCCTGTCAAAGTGCACATCACCCCTGCCTTATCTACTCTCTCGTTAGACGCTTCGCACCAAACCAATGAAGTGAACCGTAACACCACCCTAATTTTATTAAATGCGCTGGGGGTCACCCGTAACAAATACCAGAAGTTTATCGAAGGCTTGTCTGCCAAAGGGTTTACGGTATTTAGTGCAGACTATCCTTGCTGTGGTGAAAACAAACCCACCATTAAAAAAGGGATAGATTATGACTATAACCACCTAGTGACAGACTTTATTCCCAAGCTCATTAATAAAGCTCAAACTGAATATCCTGATAATCGAATTATATTGGTAGGACATAGTTTAGGCGGGCATATAGCCACCCTATATTCTGCCAGCTCTGGTCAACCCTTTATCGGAATCGCCACGGGTAATGTGCATTACAAAAACTGGTCAGACCGCCGTGGTCAATTAAGGGTACTCTCAGCAGTAACCGCTATCCAAATACTGTTAAAAATTTATGGCTATCTACCGGGCTATAAGATTGGATTTGGCGATAAGGAAGCGAAGACTCTAATGCAGCAGTGGTGCCAGACAGCTTTAACCGGTACGTTTAAATTTATGACCATACCGATGACGTCTAAAGATAGTAAAGGGTTATATATTAATATTGAGGGCGACCATTTTGCACCGATGACGTCAATGCAAGGATTGGCAAACTTGTGTACCAAATCCAAGGTAGTAAGCGTTAAATTGGAGGATAACCTGCTAGCTACCAAAGGCAATCCGCATAGTATCTGGGTCAAACAGCCTGCTCCTGTTATTGATAGTCTTTGTCGTCATTTAACGTTTTTAGACCGTTAG
- a CDS encoding DHA2 family efflux MFS transporter permease subunit, which translates to MPNNLPNAEDTSISKSSSAVLDTEPKFKLSPSQAKFLPYVLAVALFMQILDATILNTALPEMALALGESPLKMQWAVISYALTLAIFIPISGFMADKYGTRKVFLSAIVLFSIGSIFCAMSSSLDILVASRILQGIGGAMMTPVARLILVKSYPRNQLLTVMNFAVIPALIAPLVGPLVGGYLVQYASWHWIFLINVPMGILGMIIGFKLVPDLREAAGKLDWLGFGLFAIAAGLLTLAVELLSKPDKALWGVSLVAIGVSLLLMYARHARKATNPIFPLSLFDIRTFRIGITGNLFTRLGISAVPYLIPLLLQVAFKYTPSQAGWLLTPIAVGAMGIKPWVSKIIQRFSYRKVLVINTTVLGTLIILLAQLDASMPWYYIAPLLVVMGACNSMQFSAMNTITIGDLKGSQTSSGNSLMAVNQQLAVSFGIAFGAAILTVFSDRLNFEIISAFHATYYVLGVITIISGLSFLRLKPEDGRGLY; encoded by the coding sequence ATGCCCAATAACCTCCCTAATGCCGAAGATACTTCTATTTCCAAGTCTTCTTCGGCCGTACTTGATACAGAGCCTAAATTTAAGCTATCACCCTCTCAAGCCAAATTTTTGCCTTATGTACTGGCAGTGGCTTTATTCATGCAAATTTTAGATGCCACCATCTTAAATACGGCTTTGCCAGAAATGGCGCTAGCCTTAGGCGAATCTCCACTAAAAATGCAGTGGGCAGTTATCAGCTATGCTTTAACTCTAGCCATATTTATCCCGATAAGTGGCTTTATGGCTGACAAATACGGCACTCGCAAAGTATTCTTAAGCGCGATTGTGCTGTTTAGCATTGGCTCAATATTTTGTGCCATGTCCTCCAGTCTCGATATCTTAGTGGCATCACGCATCCTTCAGGGCATTGGCGGTGCTATGATGACCCCAGTTGCGCGTCTCATCTTAGTAAAGTCCTATCCTCGCAATCAATTACTGACGGTTATGAACTTTGCTGTAATCCCGGCGCTAATTGCACCGCTTGTAGGACCGTTGGTGGGTGGCTATTTAGTACAGTATGCCAGTTGGCATTGGATATTTTTGATAAACGTTCCTATGGGAATCTTAGGAATGATAATCGGCTTTAAATTGGTCCCAGACTTGCGAGAAGCGGCGGGCAAGTTGGATTGGTTAGGTTTTGGATTATTTGCCATCGCGGCCGGTCTACTAACGCTTGCTGTTGAATTGCTGTCAAAACCAGATAAGGCGTTGTGGGGCGTTAGCCTAGTGGCAATTGGCGTAAGCTTATTGCTGATGTATGCCCGTCATGCACGCAAAGCCACTAACCCTATCTTTCCCTTGTCATTATTTGATATCCGTACCTTTAGAATTGGGATTACCGGTAACTTGTTTACCCGTCTTGGAATTAGTGCAGTCCCCTATTTGATACCACTACTACTACAGGTGGCTTTTAAATATACGCCATCGCAGGCAGGCTGGTTATTGACCCCTATTGCAGTAGGTGCCATGGGCATCAAACCTTGGGTGAGTAAAATTATTCAGCGCTTCAGCTACCGCAAAGTATTGGTTATCAATACTACGGTTTTGGGTACTTTAATCATTTTACTGGCTCAGCTAGATGCCTCAATGCCTTGGTATTATATCGCACCGTTGTTGGTGGTTATGGGTGCGTGTAACTCAATGCAATTTAGTGCCATGAATACCATCACTATTGGCGACCTTAAAGGCTCTCAAACCAGTAGCGGCAATAGTTTAATGGCCGTTAACCAGCAGCTTGCAGTTAGCTTCGGTATTGCATTTGGGGCCGCTATATTGACGGTCTTTAGTGATAGATTAAATTTTGAAATTATTAGTGCTTTCCATGCCACCTATTATGTGTTGGGTGTTATTACTATTATCTCGGGACTGTCATTTTTACGCTTAAAACCTGAGGATGGTCGAGGCCTGTATTAA